From Argopecten irradians isolate NY chromosome 2, Ai_NY, whole genome shotgun sequence, the proteins below share one genomic window:
- the LOC138316455 gene encoding uncharacterized protein, giving the protein MGIWFSLTKYYPSYVHQLEVKLQELTSKVDSVVSTNLQLTNDNQQLNAKIDLLMTTVNDLSAGGSGGVYTRWGRTVCPNTTQLVYQGYVGGSWYDHSGAAANHVCMPSDPQYEPDALTRSFPGRVYGSEYQDVFFGRATHNDDVPCAVCRSPVRPSVLMIPGRNTCYQGWTHEYNGYLASGAYDHKAATEYVCLDHDPESVPHGGLDDNGALLYYVASMCGSLACPPYVDKKTLSCVVCSK; this is encoded by the exons ATGGGCATCTGGTTttcattgacaaaatatt ACCCGTCTTACGTCCATCAGCTTGAGGTCAAGTTACAGGAACTGACCAGTAAAGTGGACAGCGTCGTCAGTACAAACCTACAACTAACTAATGATAATCAACAACTAAATGCCAAAATAGATCTACTGATGACAACAGTAAACGACTTATCGGCCGGAGGGTCTGGAGGGGTGTACACGAGGTGGGGAAGGACAGTATGTCCTAACACTACACAACTAGTATATCAAG GTTATGTCGGTGGATCGTGGTATGATCACTCAGGGGCCGCTGCTAACCACGTCTGCATGCCGTCAGACCCTCAGTACGAACCAGATGCGCTTACTAGATCGTTTCCAGGCCGTGTCTATGGTTCCGAATATCAGGATGTATTTTTCGGTCGAGCGACCCATAATGATGATGTACCATGTGCCGTATGCCGATCGCCTGTCAGGCCCTCTGTTCTGATGATACCTGGCCGGAACACCTGTTACCAAGGCTGGACTCACGAGTATAACGGCTATCTGGCTTCCGGCGCTTATGACCATAAAGCAGCCACAGAGTACGTATGTTTGGATCACGACCCGGAATCCGTACCTCATGGAGGGTTGGACGACAATGGGGCACTTCTGTACTACGTAGCTAGCATGTGTGGCAGTTTGGCATGTCCTCCTTATGTTGATAAGAAAACATTGTCATGTGTCGtctgttcaaaataa